The Rhizobium sp. BG4 genome has a window encoding:
- a CDS encoding helix-turn-helix transcriptional regulator, which yields MDPLTIEMSLDDAGKTVGSRLREARISRSYSLEDLAIATGLTEAEISAIEVGTSIDALHIERIEHALG from the coding sequence ATGGATCCCCTCACTATCGAAATGTCCTTGGACGATGCCGGCAAGACGGTCGGCTCACGCCTTCGCGAAGCCCGCATTTCACGGTCATACAGCCTCGAGGATCTTGCGATCGCCACCGGCCTGACCGAAGCGGAGATTTCAGCCATCGAGGTCGGGACGTCCATCGACGCTCTTCATATCGAACGCATCGAGCACGCGCTCGGCTAG